A genomic region of Paramormyrops kingsleyae isolate MSU_618 chromosome 19, PKINGS_0.4, whole genome shotgun sequence contains the following coding sequences:
- the LOC140581012 gene encoding histone H1.4-like — protein MAEVAPAPAAAPAKAPKKKAAPKRKKSGPSVGELIVKAVSASKERGGVSLAALKKALAAGGYDVEKNNSRLKLAIKALVTKETLVQTKGTGASGSFKLNKKQSETVKKPAKKAAPKAKKPAAKKPAVAKKPKKAAASAAKKPAAAKKSPKKAKKPAVAKKATKSPKKAKKPAAAKKATKSPKKAKAAKPKVAKPKATKAKKAAPKKK, from the coding sequence ATGGCAGAAGTTGCTCCGGCTCCCGCCGCCGCTCCGGCCAAGGCACCCAAGAAGAAAGCGGCACCTAAGCGTAAGAAATCAGGTCCCAGTGTCGGGGAGCTGATTGTGAAGGCTGTGTCCGCCTCCAAAGAAAGGGGTGGCGTGTCTCTTGCCGCTCTGAAGAAGGCTCTGGCAGCCGGTGGCTACGACGTGGAGAAGAACAACTCCCGGCTAAAGCTAGCGATTAAGGCTCTGGTGACCAAAGAGACTCTGGTTCAGACCAAGGGAACCGGCGCCTCTGGCTCCTTCAAGCTGAACAAGAAGCAGAGCGAAACCGTCAAGAAGCCCGCGAAGAAAGCCGCTCCTAAAGCCAAGAAGCCAGCAGCAAAGAAACCCGCAGTGGCGAAGAAGCCCAAGAAGGCGGCGGCCTCAGCAGCGAAGAAGCCGGCGGCCGCCAAAAAGTCTCCCAAGAAGGCAAAGAAGCCGGCCGTAGCCAAGAAGGCGACCAAGAGTCCCAAGAAGGCGAAAAAGCCGGCGGCAGCAAAGAAGGCCACCAAGAGCCCAAAGAAAGCAAAGGCAGCCAAGCCTAAAGTCGCTAAACCCAAGGCTACCAAAGCCAAAAAAGCCGCTCCCAAGAAGAAGTGA
- the LOC111844424 gene encoding histone H2B-like — protein MPEPAKSAPKKGSKKAVTKTAGKGGKKRKRSRKESYAIYVYKVLKQVHPDTGISSKAMGIMNSFVNDIFERIAGEASRLAHYNKRSTITSREIQTAVRLLLPGELAKHAVSEGTKAVTKYTSSKYAV, from the coding sequence ATGCCTGAGCCAGCGAAGTCTGCGCCCAAGAAGGGCTCGAAGAAGGCAGTGACGAAGACTGCCGGAAAAGGGGGAAAGAAACGCAAGAGATCCAGGAAGGAGAGCTACGCTATTTACGTGTACAAGGTCCTGAAGCAGGTTCATCCGGATACGGGTATTTCTTCCAAGGCCATGGGTATCATGAATTCTTTCGTCAATGATATCTTCGAGCGTATCGCTGGTGAGGCGTCCCGCCTGGCTCACTACAACAAGCGCTCCACCATCACTTCCAGGGAGATCCAGACAGCCGTGCGCCTTCTGCTTCCTGGTGAGCTGGCCAAGCACGCCGTGTCTGAGGGAACCAAGGCGGTCACTAAGTACACCAGCTCCAA